cattaaatgtttagtaaggtgaacggcacctaatctacttcaaaatcattaagaacgcatggccagtgcccggtcctcacttatctagttaaaaactttttcttaacctttggtgttttatttaatctaaaggaatgtattgcctaagggcgccctcctgtgtctagaaatgtgtctttttcatttctttttcaagcagaaagggtggtcctcgctttgtaggcctttttactcggtcctcactgtgcagcaagtgcaggaatgtgtgtgtgtgtgtgtgtgtgtaaccctccccttcctcttttaccacggatcttgaccaatcacgtgcggctttaaccgaagggggaaaaaacgcgaacgacacatcactaaagAGAAAAGCTATTTTGCGGTTCGATTATCTCGGCCTCGGTGCATCgcgattttttccccaaagtactgtattcagaaaaaaatgcctgaTGACTCAGTTTTTATACATGGCTGGAACTTGATTGGTTCCCAGCGCGATGTCGATCAATGACAGCACGGGTGGATCTATCACAGGATGCACAGCCATGtggattggctgtgcatcttcgcAGCCCTGAGCCCTGCCCAGCAACCTCCCTTGTGTCTTATCaagtgggttactctttgatcagtGTCTAATCACGTGGTTGCCTAGATCAGTGTTGTGTTTACTACGCGTGTTCGTGTGTGCCAATGTGTGTATGCCCGCgcatacacacgcgcgcgtaagtgtgtgtgtgtgtgtggctggggGAGGTGCACGagtagagagcgagagagagagcagagagagagaggtctggcttgtttcggcaatcggcatcgtgtcgccagacgcacttccttaggatacactgtgcgggcttttgctgcgtcaacgccccctgcagtGAGTCGACGCctcctggactaagtggcgcagcttgGACTATGCCAatcagccgatgcagtctaaactgcaccagtgcagttcacgtgtcaattagcagcatggactgtgtcaacgaAGCCGATCCAGTCTACTCTAAACTGCaacggtgcagttcacgtgtcaatcacgtgacgtaatgaagcagcacgtgcaccgacacgtggtttgctctgtgagcccggcgcatgcgtcaacgcatcggtgtcgctggacccatcactagtataaatactgtttacaaattttaaacatgctggtatcCACAAACCCTTACACAAAAATCCCtaaggggcagggggggggggcaaaccctacttcgtggattttcgtCTTTGGCGGGTGGTCTCggtcccattaaccgcgataagtgagggatcactgtatactgCATGTATGACAAGAATTTGAGACGCTAGATTTGATAAAAGTTTATTGAGGAGGTTGAGATGGATGCCAagtaaaataacacatttggtttgttaaaaatgttcaaagaaaaaattgtttcattttgcaACAGATAAGTTCAGCGGAACCTGTGCTGAGATATGAAAAACCGGTGGTAAAATTTGAATTGCACTTGGAACGCAGCGAGCCATACTAATGCCTTTCAGACAGATGCCGCAGGTTCGGTTCCCGGTGAGGGCTTCAATAACCAACCGCTCaagtcaggggaaaaaaaaatgagtgggtTGTTTCGAGAAAGGCATCAGGCGTAAAATCTCTCAAATAAATAATGCGCCTGAATTGCTTCAATGATTCCTGCCTAACAAAACACTTGTGAACAGGTACTccttcatctttttcttttttctttttgacagcatttgttttatgtcattttgcaccgctgcagaaactgccgtgtgaccgcaagtggagctgcaccgacgctgcgcCGGTGCTAACACGCTCAgcagctttgtacgtgtgactgctccacaaaatttgctccggtgtaaaatatatcgcaacatcGGTGTAGCGCCGGGGCAAatatgtgccgtgtgaacaccctttATATGGtgctgtaatttttttgtttctggcattttAATATTTACAAGTGTTAACTTGGCCCTCCCACTGCCACAAGATCCACAAGTGTACACCACAATTTGTAAGATGCAAAATCATTGAACTGATTGAGACTAGAAGCGCAGAGATTtagagtagtttttttttttaaatcatgaagcCTGTCTTAATATTAAgtcatgcttttttaaaatggacCTTACTGTAACATGATTCAATTCACTGCAAGACAGGTAGGCAATAATATCAATCAATATAAGAAGCAAGTTGTTGGAAACGACACAGCCTTCTGGCTTTTTACATGTTTGCTTATCACTAACAATTTATTGCATCGAACTGACATCTTATAAGTTGACACGATTTGATTAGCAGACATTAAACTACATTTCAGCGATATTTCTCTTTAGTTTGAGAAGGGAATTGTGACCGACGATCACATTTGAACACTCCTCTGACCATTATTCACTcagttttttctcccccatgtCCTCCCCATGGCTGCAACGCCACAGGAGATTTAATTATTAAAATGACTAATTATTTCATTACCAAGGAGCGCGGGGTGAGGTGGTATTCACCAAATTAGAAATATAATAACTAACATGGAATGGGCTGCCAAAGCATGAGAACATTCATCACCTTTTACAGGCGGGATTAATGTGGCATTTGGATTGCCGTTAGCAGCGCAGACAAATTCAATTAAGTTTAAGTGAGGATAAGTCAGCGCTGCAGAAAAGCTTGTGCACAACGCTGGAGAAGTTGGGCAATGAAAGCGAGCCCTAAGCAAGCCCTTGAAGATCAGGACACAAAATCACAAAGTGGTATGCGTAAATGTTTTGGATAATGAAGGCAATCTGGGTATCTCgcaaaaacattcaaagtaaatacACAATGCAGTTTGAAAGTGATGATTGTATTTATTAAAGGCAATATAGTAACTGTCATCTCCAGAAATGATTACCGCCagattaccggtagttgaatCAAGAATCTTAGTGTAAATTGAGGGGTGTGTTGTTTTTGAATGGATGGCTCTACTTTACAaaacggcaaaaggagagatgcatTCCGTTTGAACGCAGCTTTATTCAAAAGGATGTCTGCACCGCAATATGATCGaagccatgcatgtctttggaatgtatGTCTTTGGAagcccgagtacccggagaaaaaaaacacaagcatggggagaacatgcaaactccacacaggaaggccagagctgagatcgaacccacgacctctgcactgttccACTTGCAGCTGGAGCTCATTGAGTTGCAGTGTGATGCTGAGAGCCCCAGTCGGCACCAGCAACTTTCTCTCGCTAACTTTTATCGACAGCTGAATAAGGACAGGTTCCGAAAGATTCGAGCGTTTGCTAAGAAAATGCTGAGCTTGTTTGGGTCGATGTATTTGTGTGAGAGGACATTCTCGGTTATGAACGTAAATAAAAGCTGTGTGAGGACACGGATAACGGACGATCACCTGCGAGACATTTTGCGCATCAATACCACTGCTTTTGAGCCAGACCTGCCCTTTGTGCTTCAATCCAGATCTCAATATCACTTGTCACATGAAGACAAACAAGTCATTTGTCAGCTGGCAATAAgtctgaataaatgtttaagatCTACATCAGTCCTAAGTTTAATTCCAGAGtaaaattttaaatgttcaatcaacatttatattgactgatatgtcatatttcaaatgatccctgcagttgtgaatatgtgtattgcttgttcatttccgtgttgttcgagtcaaaggttttgtgagtattgaaaagtcatggtgattttcaaatattgcaatttgcactcaggagacttcaagtcaagtgaatattcatttgaatgtgatatacctgtttcaaatgaaccaaaagaaattcttaagattgttgaaattaaaataaaaatggaaatgtgaaacacagacttgcttactaaaatgtgtttaacaatattgttgttaaatgtaaagaatgtcagccaagttcggccccccgacattttgccacataaaatctggcccccttggcaaaaagtttggacacccctggtttatcctcactaggtcatggagccaatcccagctgtcttcgggcactcggtgggggacacactgaaccggttgccagccaatcgcagggcacacatagacaaacatccattcgcgctcacacgcCCACCTTTGAACAATTCAGAGTAAACAATTACGTTGGATGTTTTTGGattatgggaggaaactggagaaacCAAGAGAACACCCACGCAGACATGGGAAGAGAGTctttgaaacaaataaaaaaataactgatCCAGTTACACCAAGTGTACAGCTTCCACAAGTACACTGGTAAATGAATGGACGCCTAAGCATGGACGCAATTATGATGATTAGCTCATTGTAATTTACAATTTGGTTCTAAAATCTCAAATGGCCTAAAGAATTATCAGCATGATTTTGCAATTTCCCTCATCAGTGAGACAAGATGTGATAATTGGTCATTTAGCCTGCATTATTCCCACTCCACTCCTGCCTGCAACTACTGCCCTGATGAACAATGAAAACACAATTCAAGCAAGTGACATGCACAGCAAAAaggtacggaagaggattagggccaatgaagaaagaaaaaataaggttggcaagattctcactttaatctcagaattctcactttaaagtgagaattctgagattaaagtcagaattctcattttaatctcagaattctgactctaaagtcagaattctgactttgtgacgTTCGTGGAGCTATGATTTGTGGGGGCCCGTCAGCGTGTGGCGTGACTTGAAAGAAAGGACATCATGTCGTCACCCAGCGACTTTTTGTGTGGCCGAGGAGTGTCGGAGGACATCCTTTCACTTATGGAGGAGCAGAGGGTGAGTAAACAGTGcgtcgtgtttgtttcatttggagttaaCGTGCTCCATGAAGCTTGTAGCTTCGTTGCTAGTCCGaatgtcatgaatggatgcacccagtttacattcgtgaataagtagaacgtaaccaatttaaatgggtacgttcctgtgacgccacataacgttgttaaaaacaacaccactctcGACATCGAACCCCTTTGTGTGGATGACAGTGGACGTCTGGAGCATCGTTGCAGCCTAATTGCCGTGAACTGAACACACCTGTGGTCATGTCGTGGCAAGTACTGTGACGTGCCGCAATTCAAGGCTACATCATTTGAAGTATGTGCACACGCATGCATAAATGAAGTCAACAGttgatgaattgctgtctgaaTAGGGACTTTATTATCATAGTTGCATATTCTAATACAAATAGGTTAGAGTAATTTTCAAGCATAAATTTATCTTAGTACATTCTTAACGGTTTTCAATACGGATTTCAACATTGAAGAGTTGCAACACGTTTGCCTGTGTATTTGGTTTACAATTGTAGAGATTAGTATTACATTTGTGCTTCATACTTTAAAATTAAGCGATTATGTgttacggtgattgagtgtatattttttctatttgtctTGTTGTGCAGATTGACAGTGATGTCATAGCACTGATGGACGATGCCACCCTTGCCAATTATGTCCCGTGCTATGGAGACCGTATAGCACTCTTCAATTTTTGCAAGACTCAACAGCTcccatccaaaagaaaaaatggacttttggaaaaattacgtgaaaaaatgaaaatcaggaaagaaagcgggaaagaagacacttcctcaaagacacaacaagcaagacagacgaagaggcagaaaacaacgagaaatgttgcaattggatggatacacaatgatggaaaaataaccAAACCGGTGAGGGAGAAGCAGAGAGGGGGTACCAGAAAACTTCAAATGTCCACAGAAGCTAGGTTGAAAGAAATTCTCGAGGAAGGAAAGAAACTATTTTTCCCCGATGGAATTTCTCCTAAAGGATCTGAATTGGACTTTCAGTTTGAGGTgtgggatttcaaacaaaacctcCTAACTGATGAAACCTGCCAATCCATCGGCAATATGTATGAGGCTGCAAAGCTCACGTTGTTGCGCTTTTACATTGCAATAAGGCCAAAGGACGACCACCATGATGGCAGCACAGCGTCCAAAGAAGTATTGGTTGTGTCACACGATGCCAGTGACTACAACTCTGAAATTGAAGAGGTCTCTGTCGATTCAAATGAAATCTACACAGCATTCGACATTTCTGTTGATTCAGAAATTACTTTTGGCCCCACATACAACACGGAGGGAGATGCAGACATCACACTTATCTATGATGGTCCACCTGATCCACAAGATGTGATGATAATAACTGTGCACTACActgacacattgaatgatatgaTCATAGCATTCTCTGAAAATGCAATCTTAAATCACTCAATGTGAAACGCATACTCCCAGATGGTACAGAAGAAGCAGGTGTTGGATCTGGATTACTGAGGGATATTGTCAGCTGCTTCTGGCAGGAATTCTATGACCGATGCACCCTTGGTACATCAATTAAAGTACCATTCATTCGCCGtgattttcctgcagaaaagtggaaagCAGTTGGGAGAATTCTTTTAAAGGGATACCAAGATTGTTGCTACTTCCCAAACCAACTTGCATTTCCTTTCCTCGAGCAGGTGCTTTTCAACTGTGTCTATAGTGATCTAAAAGCCCATTTTCTGCAGTTTGTGAGCAGCCAAGAACGTGAAGTTTTGATGGAAGCAATGAAGGACTTTTCAGAAGTGGACCTAGATGATCTTGTGGAAGTTCTTGACAGCTACGGGTGTAGAAAAAGAATCTCTGCTGAAACCTTTCACACAATACTGCAGGAAATAGCACACTGTTGGgtgacaatgtatgccactggtatcattgcttaatgtttggtgccattttgtgtggagggataccgtgttatggggtgtatataaataaagggggtggagcttccctgcagttcgcttctggcagtgacgatgcattgaggcacgttgggtgttcagcgactcagtggtagcgaccacagaaaaaatacgaaacgtctccagtcttgtgcctagaacatcgtgtagtcaccagcaatgatgcctGCACAAGAAccgcgagagacttccgcagtagTAGGTTCAACCCACACAAAGAGCTTATCCAAAAGCCCATGTTTGTGATTGACTGCTGGAGGGAGGTTACTCTTCACCGTGTCTCCATCAGTCTTGAAGCACTGAACAAGTTGTGCTCGGACTTGCAACCTACctcaaaaaaagtctgccaacTGCTGAAATTTGCAACTGATTTAACCCCAAAGCAGAAGGAAGTGATAAATCATCTGAAAAGGTTCATCAGAGAGTTGGATGAATTCAAGCTTCAGAAGTTTCTCCGGTTTTGCACTGGATCTGATCTTGTTGTAACCAACGCCATTCTTGTGGAGTTCCAGTAAATGACTGAGTTTAGTAGAAGGCCGGTGGGGCACACATGTGGAAAGGTTCCTCATATTGCTGACAGCTATGAAAATTTTCCAGATTTCCGATCGGAATTCAATGCGGTTCTTGAAAGCAATGTCTGGGCGATGGACATTGTTTAGCTTTTTCTTACCCGTAACTATGTTAATAAGCCATCGTAGGTTGCATCAGCACTACATGGCTTGGGTACATTATTGTGTTCACTGTTTACGATAAGGTTGTAGAAACAAACGTTGCATTGTTACTGTATATAGAAATAACTTGCATTTGGTGTTATATTACAGTAATATACAGTTCTGGGGTTTTATATACAAAAAGGCCAAAGAAGTTATACATAACCATGGGATGGTTGTTTCAACagctatactgtattatttaggTCCATGCTTCTATCATTAAaagtaagaatttattttgttcaataaaCTTACTCTTCATTCACTATGTTTTTCTGTCTACACAtgaatgttgatgattaatatACTTGTGTGCAACGGTGAATGgtttaataacattttacagATATTTCCTAATGGTTGTgaggcacgtcggcctcacagtgcagaggtgcaggattcgaatccggttccggccttcctgtgtggagtctccGGCTTCTCcgcatcctcccacattccaaaaacatgtggggcaggttaatggaacactccaaataatTGTCCGTGATTGTGagggcagatggttgttcgtctgtgtgcactgcgatttgctggcaaccggttcagggtgtgcccccccctactgcccaacaactgctgggacaggctgcacACCATatctc
This region of Hippocampus zosterae strain Florida chromosome 17, ASM2543408v3, whole genome shotgun sequence genomic DNA includes:
- the LOC127590250 gene encoding uncharacterized protein LOC127590250 produces the protein MSSPSDFLCGRGVSEDILSLMEEQRIDSDVIALMDDATLANYVPCYGDRIALFNFCKTQQLPSKRKNGLLEKLREKMKIRKESGKEDTSSKTQQARQTKRQKTTRNVAIGWIHNDGKITKPVREKQRGGTRKLQMSTEARLKEILEEGKKLFFPDGISPKGSELDFQFEVWDFKQNLLTDETCQSIGNMYEAAKLTLLRFYIAIRPKDDHHDGSTASKEVLVVSHDASDYNSEIEEVSVDSNEIYTAFDISVDSEITFGPTYNTEGDADITLIYDGPPDPQDVMIITVHYTDTLNDMIIAFSENAILNHSM